A region of Piscinibacter gummiphilus DNA encodes the following proteins:
- a CDS encoding IS4 family transposase, giving the protein MQSISRFHQFLKLLPRGAFDKAVERYDADRYCKSFDSWGHLVAMVYAQVSKSSSLRDIATGFNAQSNHHYHLGAGRLTHSTLGDANKRRDWRVFGDTARALMNMLKPKVRREYSDLLFLIDSTTVSLKGRGFDEWAAPTKVRSTQGLKLHMVYEHGSATPWWQSMTATNVNDLTAALPVPIERDATYVFDKGYYDFNWWHDIDAEGARFVTRFKMNVKLEVVAEREIVEADEGVILKDQVVRLTNRRPGGGRYNRYVEPLRRIEVHRPGDTPLVFASNDLNAPAAEIAALYKERWAVELFFKWIKQNLNIKKFCARTENAVRIQVMTALITYLLLVLEQAGKQGESSLRTRLNELTATLFERVGRREKTTESRRRRTELRAFKAGQMDLAFA; this is encoded by the coding sequence ATGCAAAGCATAAGCCGGTTCCACCAGTTCCTGAAGCTGCTCCCACGCGGGGCGTTCGACAAGGCAGTCGAGAGATACGACGCTGATCGATACTGCAAGAGCTTCGACAGCTGGGGGCACTTGGTGGCGATGGTCTATGCCCAGGTGTCCAAGTCGAGTTCGCTGCGGGACATCGCGACCGGCTTCAACGCTCAGAGCAACCACCACTACCACTTGGGCGCGGGACGCCTGACGCACTCGACGCTGGGCGACGCCAACAAGCGCCGTGACTGGCGAGTGTTCGGCGACACGGCTCGAGCGTTGATGAACATGCTCAAGCCGAAGGTGCGCAGGGAGTACAGCGACCTGCTGTTCCTGATCGACTCGACGACGGTGAGCCTGAAGGGACGCGGCTTCGACGAGTGGGCGGCTCCGACGAAGGTGCGCTCCACGCAGGGCCTGAAGCTGCACATGGTGTACGAGCACGGGAGTGCAACGCCCTGGTGGCAGAGCATGACGGCCACCAACGTCAACGATCTGACGGCGGCGCTGCCCGTACCGATCGAGCGGGACGCCACCTACGTCTTCGACAAGGGGTACTACGACTTCAATTGGTGGCACGACATCGACGCTGAGGGCGCGCGGTTCGTGACCCGGTTCAAGATGAACGTGAAGTTGGAGGTGGTGGCGGAGCGGGAGATCGTAGAGGCAGACGAGGGCGTCATCCTCAAGGATCAAGTTGTTCGATTGACCAACCGCAGGCCCGGCGGTGGCCGATACAACCGCTACGTCGAACCGCTGCGTCGGATCGAAGTGCACCGGCCCGGCGACACGCCGCTGGTGTTCGCCAGCAACGATCTGAACGCACCCGCCGCAGAGATCGCAGCGCTCTACAAGGAGCGCTGGGCGGTGGAACTGTTCTTCAAGTGGATCAAGCAGAACCTGAACATCAAGAAGTTCTGCGCGCGAACAGAGAATGCTGTTCGGATCCAGGTGATGACGGCACTGATCACCTACCTGCTCCTGGTGCTGGAGCAGGCAGGAAAGCAGGGCGAGAGCAGCTTGCGAACGCGGTTGAACGAGTTGACAGCAACACTGTTCGAGCGAGTCGGGCGGCGCGAGAAAACCACCGAGAGCCGACGACGACGAACCGAGCTACGAGCCTTCAAGGCGGGCCAGATGGATCTGGCCTTTGCTTGA
- a CDS encoding PEP-CTERM sorting domain-containing protein, with product MTIRTSLRPLVAAALVLACAGAQAARYDAPVAANAYITYNGFDWAWANPVAADGSFVEYAAPTLYTGIDLSYQSQFGWRLATVEELAFAPLASQFLFEGANVPGEPGAKDPVSGSWVNVPGRNGMDMACAAAYFSAWATTCNYANGPGLNVPGYQSSPWWGQPGSQTWSDTLVVRVAAPVPEPAAVAMMFAGLGLVAAMRRRHR from the coding sequence ATGACGATTCGCACCTCGCTGCGGCCGCTGGTCGCAGCGGCGCTCGTGCTGGCCTGCGCCGGCGCCCAGGCCGCACGCTACGACGCCCCCGTCGCGGCCAACGCGTACATCACCTACAACGGTTTCGACTGGGCCTGGGCGAACCCCGTGGCCGCGGACGGCAGCTTCGTCGAATACGCGGCGCCCACGCTCTACACCGGCATCGACCTCAGCTACCAGTCCCAGTTCGGCTGGCGCCTGGCGACGGTCGAGGAACTCGCGTTCGCTCCGCTCGCATCGCAGTTCCTGTTCGAGGGGGCGAACGTGCCCGGTGAGCCGGGCGCGAAGGACCCGGTCAGCGGCTCATGGGTCAACGTCCCCGGACGCAACGGCATGGACATGGCCTGCGCCGCCGCGTACTTCAGCGCATGGGCCACCACCTGCAACTACGCCAACGGGCCCGGCCTGAACGTTCCGGGCTACCAATCGTCGCCGTGGTGGGGGCAGCCTGGGTCGCAGACGTGGTCGGACACGCTGGTCGTGCGGGTTGCCGCGCCGGTGCCGGAACCGGCGGCCGTTGCGATGATGTTCGCCGGCCTGGGGCTTGTCGCCGCCATGCGCCGCAGGCACCGCTGA
- a CDS encoding type 1 glutamine amidotransferase, producing the protein MAILQHDPTQRGGFLVRCLEQCGMETKVFCPDEGDSLPRSAPDYSGIVLLGSNRSVNDPVDWIAEELHFVRSAMHLDVPVLGHCFGAQMMAKSLGAHVCRNAWANIGWSRLHVTPHGTALFGADEVVGFNWHYETFAIPTGARRLLYGTHCLNKAFAIGRHMAFQCHFEVTEDIVSEWCEHARAELSVAGGPAVQSRARILADMHSNLPALQATARRIYRQWARSLTPPARRRTAREGAGAAG; encoded by the coding sequence GTGGCGATCCTTCAGCACGACCCGACCCAGCGCGGCGGCTTCCTCGTCCGCTGCCTCGAACAATGCGGCATGGAGACGAAGGTCTTCTGTCCCGACGAGGGCGACAGCCTCCCTCGCAGCGCCCCCGACTACAGCGGCATCGTGCTGCTCGGCAGCAACCGCAGCGTCAACGACCCGGTCGACTGGATCGCCGAGGAACTGCACTTCGTGCGCAGCGCCATGCACCTCGACGTGCCCGTGCTGGGCCACTGCTTCGGGGCGCAGATGATGGCGAAGTCGCTCGGGGCGCACGTGTGCCGCAACGCGTGGGCCAACATCGGCTGGAGCCGGCTGCACGTGACACCCCACGGCACCGCCCTCTTCGGCGCCGACGAGGTCGTCGGCTTCAACTGGCACTACGAGACCTTCGCCATCCCGACCGGCGCGCGCCGCCTGCTGTACGGCACCCACTGCCTCAACAAGGCGTTCGCGATCGGCCGGCACATGGCGTTCCAGTGCCACTTCGAGGTCACCGAGGACATCGTCTCGGAGTGGTGCGAGCACGCCCGCGCCGAGCTGTCCGTGGCCGGCGGGCCCGCGGTGCAGAGCCGCGCCCGGATCCTCGCGGACATGCACTCGAACCTCCCGGCCCTGCAGGCGACGGCCCGCCGCATCTACCGGCAATGGGCCCGCTCGCTGACACCGCCCGCGCGCCGTCGAACCGCCCGTGAAGGAGCCGGTGCCGCCGGGTGA